CTATACCTTAAGAAATGTTCTATCTCCCTCGTAGTTCTTTtgttaaaaagatgaaaatgaaatcatgaaagaaaaaaaaaaactcgttactTTTACAATTGTCGTCTGTTTTTTAAGACGTTGCaacttttatttcaattattgtttatctgtctttttctttagaCATTTACATAGGGGGTCTTTGATAAAAACACATATcagttttttatacatataaaaggaaCGTAAAATATCTCCAAGCATTTaaatataaaacgaaataaatcAGCCAACCAGGCTTTGGCGCTAAATATCTGCTTGTCGGCTTGTCGCCAGCGTTCAGAAATACGTTTTTCGAGCTTCCATTTGATCTTAAATTGCCAAACGTCAATTCAGCAAATCAGGTCATCCTCCCCCTGGACGAGAGGCTGCGACAAGTAGATGTTTGGCGCAATATCTGGTTGGTTAGCCAGCggaattttatttcgttttatattaattaatttatttattattatttaaatgccTGGATATAGTTTACATTCCTTTTATTTGTATgaaattttttatatgattttatgtgtgtaagtgtcaGTGTTGGTGTGGTATGTAAGAAACTTACTGTTGTGTGAGTTTCGTGAGTATGTGCTGCTAAGAGGTTTTCGTGTTAATGTCAATAAGGTTGTTTGTGATCTCGTACATGATAGTGAGTCTGTGTGCTTGTTTTCGTGTCTCGAGCAGGTCCATGTTTATCTGTCCTTTTATGCCGAGCCAAAACGAAATCGACCCCCCCCCTACATCCCCCGAGAACCAAGCACtcttagatagagagagagagaaagaaagagagagagaggggggggaagagcggAGCTTCTGTCGGAGGAGGCGGCGAGGCTGCCAGAGCATTCCTGCAAGACAGCTTCCCTCTGGCTGAGCTCATTGTCGACATCATCGACGCCCATGTCCTGAAGGGCGGAAAGGTCCACGGATCCCTGACCCGCGCCGGCAAGGTCAAGAGCCAGACAAGGTCGAGAGGCAGGACAAGCCCGAAAAGAGGGCCGGCCGCGCCAGGCGCAGGAAGCAGCACGAGCGCCGGCTGTTCCTCGAGAGCGCGTCCTCGCCTGCGCAGGCCGCAGGCGAGGCCCCAACGCCCAAGGGTTCTGCAGCACGTAGTGAGAGAACCAGGACGCCATGGCTAGTGAACTGCTCGTAACCTGCGTCTCCAGCGGTGATCATGGCCGCTGTGGCTGTCCTCTAGCGTTCAAGAAGGAACCTTCCGTTGGTCAGTACAAGAAATCAGGAAGGAGGGACCGCGGCCGCCGTAGACAAGTGTTTAGTCTTCAAGGAGTCCCTTGGCTGCTAGTTCAAGACGGAGCAGAGCGAGTGCAAAGTCACTGCAGCTAAAGTTTTGAGTTTcaagatttttcttttgtttcaagaAGGAATATCTCTTTAGTTTCAAGGATAAGCATTTTTAGTTTCAAGAAGAAATCCTTTTGGtttcaaaaagaaatatatgaagtttcaagaagaattatttttttgtttcaagaAGATATATTCTtactttcaagaaaaaaaaaatgtttcaagaaGAAATATTTTCTAGCTTCAATAAAATTTATTTCTAATTTCAAGAAGAAATATTTTTAGCTTCAAGAAGAAATATTTCTAGTTTcaagaaatatttttattttcaagaaaaaaatatttcaagtttcaaaaaaatatatagttagttTCAAAATGACATATTATTAGTTTCAAGAAGaaatattttatttcaaaaaaatttctttttttcttcaagaaGGAATATTTTGTTTcaaaaagaaatattttgtttcaAGAAGAAATATGTTTAGTTTCAAGAAGAAATATTTTTAGGttaattttttttcaagaagAAAGTTATttagtttcaagaaatatgttcagtttcaagattttttttaagaagatatatatttagtttcaagattattattattatttttttttttttcaagaagaaaTATGTTCAGTTTCAAGATTTTTTAAAAGAAGAATTACGTTCAGTTTCAAGATTTTTTTCAAGAAGAATTATGTTTAGTTTCAAGAAGTGATATATTTAATTTCAAGAAAAGATATATTTagtttcaaaaataaatatatttagttttatgaAGAAATATCAAGAAGAATGTTtagttttaaaaagaaatatctgCTGCTGGCCGGCGCTTAAGTCTTCACGAAGGAGACGCTTTCAATGTTTTCTCAGCGAACAAAAGCAAGATACTGTGTATGTGTCATTGCATGCAAGTCCATGCGTGTTCAAGCATTATTCAAGCAATTTCACGAAGGAAGGTGTATaggtgcgtgtttatatgtggatatctgtttgtgtgtgtatgaaagatttttttgttgtgtgtgtgagtaattgtatgtgtatgtgtgtgtgtgtacatctgtgtgtgtttgtgtgtgtgtattgtatgtgtgtatgagtaattgtgtgtgtgtgtgtaagtgtaagtgtatgtgtgttagtgtacatgtgtgtgttgagTTCGTtggtttgtatgtgcgtgtgagtgtgagtaattGTGTGGGCGTGagcgtgtatatctgtgtgtgtgtgtgaatgtgtatgttgtCTTCGTTTGTCTGTAtacgtgtgcgtatttgtgtgtgtgtgtatgtgtgtacatgtgtacatatttgtgtgcatatgtgtatgtatacgtgtatgtgcgtatacgtgtacatacacatagaggTGCATATAACAAACATTAAAACCAGAATGCTTGTTGGAAATGCACTACCTATGGACCTGTGAGTCAAAGTTCAAaatttgctcactctctctctctctctctctctctctctctctctctctctctctctctctctctctttctctctctatttctctctctctctctctctctctctctctctctctctctctctctctctctctctctctctctctctctctctctctctctttctctctctctctctctttctctcttctctgtgagTCAAAGTTCAaactttgccctctctctctctctctctctctctctctctctctctctctctctctctctctctctctctctctctctctctctctctctctcttctcttctctttctctctctctctctgtctctctctctctctctctctctctctctctctctctctctctctctctctctctctctctctctctctctctttatatatatatatatatatatatatatatatacatacatacatacatatatatatataaatatacacacatacacatacatacatacatacatacatatatatatatatatatatatataatatagtatgatatatatatatatatatatatatatatatatatatatatatatatatatatatatatgtatacatgtgtgtatatagatacatatatatatatatatatatatatatatatatatatatatatatatatgtatacatgtgtgtatatagatgcatatctatctatatatatatatatatatatatatatatatgtgtatgtatatatatgtgtatatatatatatatatatatatatatatatatatatatatatgtttacacacacacatacacacacacacacacacacatacacacacacacacacacacacacaaacacacacacacacacgcgcgcacgcacacacacacacacacacacacacacacacacacacacacacacacacacacacatatatatatatatatatatatatatatatatatatgatatatatacatacatccattgtTTCGCTGTTCgtgtttgtatctatttttagACCAATATTTTTTCCGCACGAcacagggaaagaaggaaaaaaatacacacgaggAAAATTTGCATAAGTGGGAGTGTTCCAGGTGACGGTTATCAGTTTGTGAAATTGATGTCGAGaattatattctattattattttttttttttttttttttttcgttgatctACGATCGACGAGTTAAttttcttatctctatctatctctcttgctctctttatctttctgtttgtctatctctctctctctctctctctctctctctctctctctctctctctctctctctctctctctctctctctctctctctctctctctctctctctctctctctctctctctctctctctctctctctctctctctctcgctctctctctctctccctacctgtctcttctcttctcttttttctctttttatttctgccactactattattgcctcatcttctttttcttctccctctccctcttctccttcttgctcttcctccagtccatcactctctctccattaacCGGTCTCTCCCACAGCGTTTTTCTCTCCACATCTACCCACTCCTCTCCAGCTACTACTGAGCGCGATTTCTCCAGAGACTCACCAACGATATAATTTCCCCGTTTGttcgtgtgatgtgtgtgttataGTTCCTTCCCAAAATAGCATGACCAAGTTTGCTTCCAGAAATAGCGAGGTGGCAATTATCGTGTAAGAAATCGGgtgttttttcttagtttttgttCATTATTGTTTAAGGTATCTGATCGTGCTGATATCATTACGCAAGATATAGGATAATGATAAACTGATAAaaggggaatgatgatgatggtaataacgacaataaaacagGACGGACAGTGGCAATGCATAACACCGCATTTCCCTGTTCTATAGCCCCGGGCTCATTCTGAAACCTTTATATAACGTATGTGTTTAAGTTTTCTCCAAGATTCATATACCTCGGCAAGGTTAGTGAAGCAGTAGAGAGAAAAGGCATGACTCTTACCTTCGTTGCTTTTGCTTTAAGAAATGTTAATAGTTTTCGGATATCATTATGGTTACTGAGAGTTTTACAAAGATTTGGCGAAGTGtttttgattgtgtgtgcgtgtgtttgtgcccgTTTCGACCTTACACttaaacaaaacgaaacagcTAATGACTTTTCGAGATCAGTCTGTTTCGTTTACTTACATTTAAattccctgatatatatatatatatatatatatatatatatatatatatatatatataaatgaatatgagaaAGTGTAAAATTCCTATGAtgactgtatatacatttattatagcCGTCAATTGAAAAGACGAATGAGAGAATGTTGAATATTTATACCTGATTCTATAGAGAAATTtctaacgaaagagagagagacagagaaagagagagagagagaaatagagagagagagagagagagagagagagagagagagagagagagagagagagagagagagagagagagagacagacagaagagggagacagagagggagggagagggaaagaaagagaaagatataatatatatatataatatatatatataatatatgtatatatatatctatatatatatatatgtgtgtgtgtgcgtgtgtctgtgtgtgtatgtgtgtgtgtgtgtgtgtgtgtgtgtgtgtgtgtgtgtgtgtgtgtgtgtgtgtgtgtgtgtgtgtgtatctgtgtgtgtacatatgtatatatataatatatatatatatatatatatatatatatataatatatgtgtatatatatatatatatatatatatatgtgtgtgtgtgtgtgtgtgcgtgtgtgtgtgtgtgtgtgtgtgtgtgtgtgtgtgtgtgtatctgtgtgtgtgtatgtgtatatatatatatatatatatatatatatatgtatatatatatgtatattatatatacatatatatatatacacacacacacacacacacgcgacgtgtgttagtgtgtctgtgtgtatgtacttatttatctacacacacacacactcacaaatatatatatatatatatatatatatatatatatatatatatatatcatatatatatcatatatacacacacacacacacacacacacacacacacacacatatatatatatatatatatatatatatgtgtgtgtgtgtgtgtgtgtgtgtgtgtgtgtgtgtgtgtagagagagagagagagagagagagagagagagagagagagagagagagagagagagagagagagagagagagagagagagaaagagagagagagagaaaagagagagagagagagagagagaaacagatacagagagacagagacagagacagagagacagagagacagagagagagagagagagagagagagagagagagagagagagagagagagagagagggggggggaaggagagagggagaaaaaaaaaagaatgataagaagaagaaaaaagaataagaagaagcctTGCTCAGGTACAAGGAAGCGCATCGTGTTCATTTTCTCGCGGGAAATGGCACTCGGCGAACTGCACGTCACGCGAAGACCTTTCTCTCCTGCAGATGAAGGTCGTGGCGGTGGCCTTGGTGTGCTTACTGGGCGTGGCGACAGTCAGGTGCGCGAcgccggaggaggaggacgaggcggcTCTCGGGAGCTTGTCCCCCTCGGAGAAGCACGAGGCCCTCGACGGCGAAAACAGCGGCAGAGGCGAGAGGATCTTCGCCTATTATGGCTCGACGACCACGACCCGGCTCTTGACCTCGACCCTGACGGCGCTCTCCACCTGCCTCTCCACCTTCCCAGGCGCCCCTGCGTgcaagaggcggaagaggagatcCGCCGTCATCACCGCTATGTAAGTTTCGTTCTTACTCCTGCAGACTTGAGTAGTAGCAATTATAGTAATCTCTTTCAACTATTGCGATCCTACGTTGCACCCACAGCCTTGTTTAGTATGTTTAGCTATCACATAGTGCGATCTTACAACCCCTTCTGGAGATCTGTTTGTCCCGAAATAACCACCCGCGTTTACCCCGACGACCGCAGCGGCGACGAGGATCCGGAGGCGAGCCTCTCCTTGGACGGGACCCTCGCCGACGTCGCGGATCTGGAGGAGCTTTCGAGGCAGCAGAGGGACGCCCTCGAGAGAGACGACCGCAGACTCACCATTTGGACGACCAActtcaccaccctcaccctcaccacgaCTTCCTACCTTGCCGGAACGACCGTCACCGCCACAGCCTACTGCCTGACTCCTCTTCTCGCGCAGTCTTGCTTCGGGAAGTGATCGCGGCGCCGCCGCTCCCAGCAGGTCGgcctcccgctcccgctcccacGACGACGGACGGGGCGAGAGACATCCGGCGGCTCCCTCCCAATCCGTAGTCAGCATGGACGAGATATCGCCCCTCTCCTTCAAAAAAAAGTCTTCCAGACAGCCGACCGCCTGCCTTGTCACGTAGCCTTCTGCCATCACTGCAAGCTCCCACTCGAGTAATATTTATTGTTGAATGAATGTTTGGAATCTCCTCTTCATGTATCATACTAGTTTGAATAGACTCATTTTATAATAAATCAAACATGCCTTTACGTAATAAACTGACTTTAATTACGTCAATCAAGCGTTTTGAACTCTGCTTGTATGGCTGACcttgcattgtcattattatatttatttagttcATCCAGAACACGACAGTGACTCAAAATTATGATTAAATTGTCGAAAGCCAACAAATCATAGTATTTCCGTCGCGAGCGGGCCAATCACACGCACGTTAGCCATTGAGATAAGAAAATATGATCGAAATTCTCCCGTACTAAAATCATTTTTTCACTTGATGTATTGCCGTATTCCTTATCGAAAAGATTTTGAACAGTTTTCGAGTGTTCATACTATAGTCAGTGATGTGATCAGTATTAGaggaagaacaataaaacaacgTAACGTAAAGACTATACAATTTATGAGAACAGGGAAcaatacagaaaataatattCTAAGTTACAACTATGCTTAAAGATATCAATAAACGAAGCATAATCTTCAACagagatgataagaaaaacacgAAATAGCGAAAGAGCGCTGTAGCAACTCACTGTGATGAGTAAAGCCAAACAATTTGTGTTTACTAAGTGAAAGCAAAGAATTGGCGGGAAGCTTGTGAATATTTAGCGCTAATTCTGATGAGATTTCAGAGCTATAAGAACACTAATACAGAACCCAAATAAATCCTAATCTTATTTCTTATccactctctttcgtctttctgtttctcccttcttcttcatcacttcctgtgtcttcttcttcttcatttctctttttctgtgtcttcggtttctccttcttcatcatcttttatgtcttcttcatcatcttctgtaTCTTCTTCGTCATCCCCACCTTttatgtcttcttcatcttctgcatTTCCTTCTACTTCCCCAACGTCACCctaatctctttttcttcttactcttcctccccctcccccttcctctccctctccccctcctccttttcttcttcttcttcttcttcttcctcctcctattcctccctcctaaTAACCATACTTATTATGTCCGTTGGAGTAATCGTAGGTCGAGGATGAGCTGTAGCCGGTCGAGGTGTCAGTGTCTGCGGGCGAAAGCTTCTTCCTGACGGGCTTCGAGTTCTCGTTGCACTTGACGATGAACAGGAGCTCCTTCTTGAGCTCCTCCGTGAAGGACATCTGCGGAGAGAAGGAAGTCTGGTCACGGCGTGCTTTGTTTACATGAGGGATACGTGACTAAAAGAATCTTTTTCTCCTCTATGATTATCTGatcaacatacactcacacacgtgtgtgtatatatatatatatatatatatatatatatatatatatatatatatatgtatgtgtgtgtgtgtgtgtgtgtgtgtgtgtgtttatttatctatatgtacatgtagatttatttatatatttatcgatatatgtacacatgaacaaaacattttttttttttttttgtaaaacgttACCAAAACAGTATTTCCTCCTAAAACGAACacgaaactaaaacaaaaacaaatagatccaaaaccaaaaaaataacaataatagcaatagtaaagaaaacaaacattaagaaataggataatgaaaaaagaaagtaagcacGTACCCCTTCATCGGTGGCGAGCTTCCTGGCCTTCCACGCGAACTCGCAGCACGCGGTGAGGCAGGCGAGCAGTATCCCGCCCACCATCACCACGAACACGCCGCCCACGTTCTCCAGGCCGAGCTCGGCGGCCGAGGCggcgtccttcttctcctccgtctggGCGGcgttggggagaggagagaggaaagagagggttaATTATAGGGAaagaaaagtctttttttttgggggggggggttgaggggggaagggaaggaaagaaagagagagagagagagagagagagagagagagagagagagagagagagagagagagagagagagaaagaaagagagggagatagatagagaggaggaaaagagagagatggtagaaggtaaaaaggaaaacatatcaAGAGcttgacagaaaaaaacaaaaaataatggccACTGTCTACACCAGACAAAAAATCCAAAATATGTTAAAATATTATCTTCTATTTAGGTGTTAACAGAGACCTTGCAAAATCCATCAGTATTTTAAACGAATCTGGGTGCATTAAGTTTACTATAAATTGTTTATTCACTCTTCTATTTCACTATTTAACTTCTCAACCATCTACTTACACCAatcggtctatctatcaatcgatttaTTCATATCTACCAACATTGTCTATCACCACATCGTTAATTTAGTATTTAGAACTCTGCTGGTGGTCTAGGAATACATTAGCCTATTCGTTAAAGATCTTTAGTCTTATAACACACAAAGCTACAGAAAGACAATAATGTTTTTCACTCGTATCCACGCGACGGGTTACCTTGGCCGCCACCAGAGCGCGCATCACGACTAGCGATATGCTGCGGGAAGGAAAGGGGCGGTTGGGGCGCGTGTCGCACGCGCACGCCCTGTCGGAGATATGCatgcgcacatatgcacacacacgcacacacacacacacacacacagacacacacatacatacacacacacacacacacacacacacacacacacacacacacacacacacacacacacacacacacacacacacacacacacacacacacacgtatatgtatgtgtgtagttgtgtgtatatgtatatatatacatatataatacatatacgtatatatgcaatacatacacacacacacaaacacgtatatgtatgtgtgtaaatatatatatatatatatatataatatataatatatatatatatatttatgtacatatatcacacacacacacacacacacacacacacaaacacacacacacacacacacacacacacacacacacacacacacacacacacacacacacacacacacacacacacacacacgcacacacacatatatatatatatatatatatatatatatatatatatatatatatatatatatatatatagacacgcatacacacacacacacatatttgcaaatatatacacacacacacatatatatatatatatatatatatatatatatatatatatatctctgtctgtctcgccgtCCTAATGGAAAATAAGGATAAATTTAGTAACCGCGTGATTATTCTGGTATCACTGATACCCACTACAGCACAGTAGTCTATATTCTAATTTGTTTTACAATtcgctattactatttttttcagcgCTTCTTACTTGCGTAAACGGTAGCGTATATAGAATAgagcatatatagttatatcatttacataaatttataaGAGGGTGACGAGTTTGTCTCCCAATAAATAGAAAGAGGCAGAGATGACGAAACAACACTCAGATAGTAAcgaaatagtgataacgatgataataatgataaaatgataatggtgataatgataataaagctaatgataaaatgataatggtgataatgataataaagctaatgataaaatgataatggtgataatgataataaagctaatgataaaaaatctaAGAATAAaggtgagaataatagtaatgataataataacaataatagtaataataacaataataacgacaacaagaataataacaataataataataataataataataatataagtataataattatcatagcaataatcataataataattttaatgataatcataataatgataataattaaaataataataataataataataataataataataataataataataataatgataataatgataataataataataataataataataataataataataataatgataataataatgatattgataatgataatgaaaatgataataacgatgatagtaatgataataataataataataataataataataataatgataataataataataataataataatgataataatgataataataataataataataataataatgataaaaatattaacaataatgataataataataacaataatgataatgataacagtaatacctaAGATGCTAATgacaaatgacaatgacaaaataaCAGTCATTAACAGAACTAGCAAACACAAGTAAGGTGCCTCTTTCCTTACGACAGGTCGTTTTGGTAAAGGACCAGCCCCTATTTTGGCCGCCATTTTGTTACCTTTTTCAGCCGCTGTTATTGAAGAATTTCTTCTACAGACAATACTGTAACTGTCACTAGGAACTAGTGAATTGCATGCACCGTGCTAATGCAACTTACCTTTTTCGTGTGTACTTTTTTCAGATTTTTGATCAACTAATTATTTTCTTTGAATGtatgttgatttttgttttgttggaggagaaatacatatttcatatatctgAAATGAACGCTTAacctaaaaataatgaaaatttgtGTCATGTTTCAGTAAaaacccttttttcttttattttcttcttcttttgttttttattttttcttattttgagggtggggaataaaacaaaaatattattctaAACACTCTATACATTTTTTCTATGATTATATAAGAAGTAAATAATtatccatgtatatttatatagcaaATATATACGAGGGTGTGAGAAACCGAGCTAATGACagagatgagggggaaaggagagagggaggaagagggaaaaagagaagttgaaaagagagagagagagagagagagagagagagagagagagagagagagagagagagagagagagagagagagtgagagagagtgagagagagaaagagagagacagagagagaaagagagagagagagagagagagagagagagagagagagagagaagggcaatgagagagagagaaagagagagagagagagagaatgagagagagagagagagagagagagagagagagagagagagagagagagagagagagagagagagagagagagagaggttgtctgtctctgtctcagagacagacaaatagatacagctcatagaagagaaagagtaaacgtAACCTTACACTCTATTATC
The sequence above is drawn from the Penaeus chinensis breed Huanghai No. 1 chromosome 28, ASM1920278v2, whole genome shotgun sequence genome and encodes:
- the LOC125040184 gene encoding uncharacterized protein LOC125040184, translated to MKVVAVALVCLLGVATVRCATPEEEDEAALGSLSPSEKHEALDGENSGRGERIFAYYGSTTTTRLLTSTLTALSTCLSTFPGAPACKRRKRRSAVITAIGDEDPEASLSLDGTLADVADLEELSRQQRDALERDDRRLTIWTTNFTTLTLTTTSYLAGTTVTATAYCLTPLLAQSCFGK